Proteins from one Pseudoalteromonas undina genomic window:
- the ilvA gene encoding threonine ammonia-lyase, biosynthetic: MVSQELDYFRAIIQANMEPLAKVTEVSEMAELSTRLGNHVWLKREDQQPVYSFKLRGAFNKLNKLPKGSVVITASAGNHAQGVALSASHLGHKATIVMPVTTPEIKVNAVRALGGEVVLHGHQFDAAKAYALELTEQRNGVFVPPFDDPDVIVGQGTVARELMQQLSDLDVVFIPVGGGGLLAGMAVYIKSLRPDIKVIGVEANESACLKAALAAGEPVELDRVGSFADGVAVKIIGSETFRLAQKFCDEVVTVSDDEICAAMQDIFVSTRAIAEPSGALATAGLKKWSQQSGLKGLNLAAILSGANLNFDRLRYVAERTALGEKNEALLAVTIDEKRGSFKQFCASLGGRAITEFNYRYAGPGEAQIFVGIALRQGLAELEELKQSLTDNKYTFCDLSDNELAKLHVRYMVGGKAPEQLHERLLRFEFPEYPGALARFLDTLGSNWNITLFHYRNHGGSMGNVLAGFAIEPSQYEMFNEHLNRLGYSVQDETDNPCFTQFLTTQPQAEKLEKIALA; encoded by the coding sequence ATGGTTTCTCAAGAACTCGATTATTTTCGCGCGATTATCCAAGCCAATATGGAGCCTTTAGCTAAGGTGACTGAGGTAAGTGAAATGGCCGAATTGAGTACACGATTAGGTAATCATGTTTGGTTAAAACGTGAAGACCAGCAACCCGTGTACTCGTTTAAATTACGCGGTGCTTTTAATAAATTAAATAAGCTGCCTAAAGGCTCGGTTGTGATCACCGCATCCGCAGGTAACCATGCCCAGGGTGTGGCACTAAGTGCCTCACACTTAGGGCACAAAGCCACCATTGTGATGCCCGTGACCACACCTGAGATAAAGGTTAATGCGGTAAGGGCATTGGGTGGTGAAGTCGTATTGCATGGCCATCAATTTGATGCCGCAAAAGCGTATGCGCTGGAATTAACTGAGCAGCGAAACGGCGTATTTGTACCGCCATTTGATGACCCTGATGTGATTGTTGGTCAAGGTACGGTTGCCCGTGAATTAATGCAACAGCTCAGCGATTTAGATGTGGTATTTATTCCTGTTGGCGGCGGCGGCTTGCTGGCAGGTATGGCGGTATATATTAAGTCGCTGCGCCCCGATATCAAAGTGATAGGGGTTGAGGCGAATGAAAGCGCCTGCTTAAAAGCTGCTTTAGCAGCAGGCGAGCCGGTAGAGCTCGATCGCGTTGGCAGTTTTGCCGATGGTGTTGCCGTTAAAATAATTGGTAGCGAAACATTCAGACTGGCACAAAAGTTTTGTGATGAAGTAGTTACCGTATCAGACGATGAAATATGTGCAGCCATGCAAGATATTTTTGTATCAACCCGTGCTATAGCTGAGCCTTCAGGAGCGCTTGCAACTGCAGGGCTTAAAAAATGGTCTCAGCAGTCGGGTTTAAAGGGGTTAAATTTAGCCGCTATTTTGTCTGGTGCTAATTTAAACTTTGACCGCTTACGTTATGTGGCTGAGCGCACTGCGCTGGGTGAGAAAAACGAAGCTTTATTAGCCGTGACCATTGATGAAAAGCGCGGTAGTTTTAAACAGTTTTGTGCATCTTTAGGTGGGCGTGCTATTACCGAGTTTAACTATCGTTATGCGGGGCCTGGCGAGGCGCAAATTTTTGTTGGTATTGCACTGCGCCAAGGGTTAGCAGAACTTGAAGAGCTTAAACAAAGTCTAACAGATAACAAATATACCTTTTGCGATTTGTCAGATAACGAATTAGCAAAGCTGCATGTACGCTATATGGTTGGCGGTAAAGCGCCAGAGCAGTTACATGAACGCTTACTAAGGTTTGAGTTTCCAGAGTACCCAGGCGCATTGGCGCGCTTTTTAGATACGCTGGGTAGTAACTGGAATATCACTTTATTTCACTACCGCAATCATGGCGGGTCAATGGGGAATGTATTAGCAGGCTTTGCTATTGAACCAAGCCAATATGAGATGTTTAATGAGCACTTAAATCGGCTAGGTTACAGTGTCCAAGACGAAACCGATAATCCCTGTTTTACTCAGTTTTTAACTACCCAACCTCAAGCAGAAAAGCTTGAAAAAATCGCTCTAGCCTAA
- a CDS encoding ABC transporter substrate-binding protein, with amino-acid sequence MAQESVTLQLKWTHQFQFAGYYMAKQKGFYNEAGLDVNIVPADPKRPNSFGAVERGEAQFGVAHSGILERRIAGEPFVAMAAILQFSPYCWMVKETSDIFHARDFINKRVSEVSKESNSELLTMLKRSGIDTEKLAVYKGDELQQAWMENKLDAIEVYVTDLPYHMDQQGVAHRLICPQRYGMDVYADILFTSDSMVKYHPDTVEKFYQASLKGWRYAVMNMDEAIAITQQFYAPERSFHQLAYEAEVLKDYIAPPSTTVGNMSMAKWRLIADLYEIDQTKFDEVKADFIYKYKKQETLQLSWMLIAAIIISIISIPLYLRLMFKSR; translated from the coding sequence ATGGCGCAGGAATCAGTCACGTTACAATTAAAGTGGACGCACCAATTTCAATTTGCTGGCTATTACATGGCCAAACAAAAAGGCTTTTATAATGAGGCCGGTTTAGACGTCAATATAGTTCCTGCCGATCCAAAACGGCCAAATAGTTTTGGTGCGGTAGAGCGAGGAGAGGCGCAATTTGGTGTAGCACATTCAGGTATATTAGAACGCCGTATTGCCGGTGAACCCTTTGTAGCCATGGCTGCCATATTACAGTTTTCTCCTTACTGTTGGATGGTAAAAGAAACTTCAGATATTTTTCATGCTCGTGATTTTATTAACAAGCGTGTAAGTGAAGTCAGCAAAGAGAGTAATTCTGAGTTACTAACTATGCTTAAGCGCAGTGGTATTGATACCGAAAAACTGGCTGTTTACAAAGGCGATGAATTACAACAAGCATGGATGGAAAATAAATTAGATGCCATAGAAGTGTATGTTACCGACCTACCTTATCATATGGATCAGCAAGGGGTTGCTCATAGGCTTATATGTCCACAACGTTATGGGATGGATGTATATGCGGATATTTTATTTACCAGCGATAGTATGGTTAAGTATCACCCCGATACGGTAGAAAAGTTTTATCAAGCAAGTTTAAAAGGGTGGCGCTACGCGGTAATGAATATGGATGAAGCCATTGCCATAACCCAACAGTTTTATGCGCCTGAACGCAGTTTTCATCAACTGGCATATGAGGCTGAGGTACTTAAAGACTATATTGCTCCACCGAGTACTACTGTGGGTAATATGTCGATGGCTAAATGGCGTTTAATTGCTGACTTATATGAGATTGATCAAACAAAGTTTGATGAAGTAAAAGCTGATTTTATTTATAAATATAAAAAGCAAGAAACACTGCAGCTTTCTTGGATGCTGATTGCGGCTATTATAATAAGCATTATTTCTATCCCCCTCTATTTACGTTTAATGTTTAAATCGCGCTAG
- a CDS encoding methyltransferase has product MTLTEQFSALDSLLMNTRLYWQCTAFDFDALPWPELHAPLSALSDQAVAELDSDQEQLYQFFSSYIPAVEQLSRLVSLPAITNTRKEYPFWISNGIKGRKFTQLQDFVGALPTSNQPVLEWCAGKGHLGRMLAFNGAQSVHSVELQSHLCEQGKKSAQQQGLAIQFSQADVLKDSIQDFFSPHTHAVALHACGALHQTFMHQASAAKVPQISFSPCCYHLFTDNNYQAMSEHAQQSRLNLTHRDLKLALQETVTAPSRVGKVRKTEVEWRLGFDALRKSLTGELGYVSVPSVNKAIFSDSFAAFCNWAADKKALKLPKDIDYNKFLLIGQARKKVTERVELVRHVFRRAIEVWLVLDRALYLQQQGYDVSVNTFCEKQLTPRNILILASLKTPST; this is encoded by the coding sequence ATGACCTTAACTGAGCAATTTTCTGCCCTAGACTCTTTGCTAATGAATACTCGCTTGTATTGGCAGTGTACTGCATTTGATTTTGACGCTTTACCTTGGCCTGAATTACATGCTCCTTTGAGCGCTTTATCCGATCAGGCGGTTGCTGAATTAGACTCTGATCAAGAACAGCTCTATCAGTTTTTTTCATCCTATATTCCTGCTGTTGAGCAACTTAGCCGATTAGTGTCATTGCCTGCCATTACTAACACTCGGAAGGAATACCCGTTTTGGATCAGTAATGGTATTAAAGGTCGAAAGTTTACTCAGCTACAAGATTTTGTTGGCGCATTGCCCACTAGTAATCAGCCTGTATTAGAGTGGTGTGCAGGTAAAGGCCATTTAGGGCGAATGTTAGCTTTTAATGGTGCGCAGAGTGTACACAGCGTTGAGCTACAATCTCATTTGTGTGAACAAGGGAAAAAAAGTGCACAGCAGCAGGGACTTGCAATACAATTTAGCCAAGCCGATGTACTTAAGGATAGCATTCAGGATTTTTTTAGCCCACACACTCATGCTGTCGCTTTGCATGCCTGCGGTGCGTTACACCAAACTTTTATGCATCAAGCCAGTGCAGCAAAAGTACCACAAATTAGCTTTTCACCTTGTTGCTATCATTTATTTACTGATAATAATTACCAAGCGATGAGCGAGCATGCTCAGCAAAGTCGATTAAACTTAACTCACAGAGATTTAAAGCTCGCCCTGCAAGAAACTGTTACAGCTCCTTCGCGAGTAGGCAAAGTGCGAAAAACAGAAGTGGAGTGGCGACTCGGATTTGATGCCTTAAGAAAGTCACTTACTGGTGAGTTAGGGTATGTCAGCGTCCCTTCAGTGAATAAAGCGATATTTTCAGATTCGTTTGCAGCATTTTGTAACTGGGCGGCAGACAAAAAAGCCTTAAAACTACCAAAAGATATTGATTACAATAAGTTTTTGTTGATTGGTCAGGCGCGAAAAAAAGTAACAGAGCGAGTTGAACTGGTTCGACATGTGTTTAGAAGAGCAATAGAAGTTTGGCTTGTGCTCGATCGTGCTTTATATTTGCAGCAGCAAGGCTATGACGTCAGTGTTAATACATTTTGTGAGAAGCAATTAACACCCCGTAATATTTTAATTTTAGCCAGTTTAAAAACGCCCTCAACCTAA
- the can gene encoding carbonate dehydratase: MRNLNNLLENNKRWASRTSEANPEFFKILSMQQNPEYLWIGCSDSRVPANQIVDLLPGELFVHRNVANVVVHTDHNCLSVMQYAVEVLKVKHIMVVGHYGCGGVQAVLNEDRFGFIDNWLRHVGDVKEKHLEQLNALPEKQRLDRLIELNVIEQVRNVSRTSIVQDAWLRGQELTVHGWVYGLENGHLHDLESVVSCAEEECESYKKAVHHVLNKSADSHL, from the coding sequence ATGAGAAATTTAAATAACTTACTAGAAAATAATAAACGCTGGGCATCTAGAACGAGCGAAGCGAACCCTGAATTTTTCAAAATTTTATCGATGCAACAAAACCCAGAGTACTTATGGATAGGTTGCTCTGATTCACGGGTGCCAGCTAATCAAATTGTTGATTTATTACCGGGTGAGTTATTTGTGCACCGTAATGTTGCCAACGTGGTTGTACATACCGATCATAATTGTTTATCGGTTATGCAGTACGCGGTCGAAGTATTAAAAGTAAAACATATTATGGTTGTTGGCCACTACGGTTGTGGTGGTGTGCAAGCGGTACTAAACGAGGACCGCTTTGGCTTTATTGATAACTGGCTCCGCCACGTTGGAGATGTAAAAGAAAAACACCTAGAGCAACTTAATGCTCTGCCAGAAAAACAACGGCTGGATCGTTTAATAGAGCTTAATGTGATTGAGCAAGTGCGTAACGTATCTCGCACTAGCATTGTTCAAGATGCATGGCTAAGAGGTCAAGAACTCACGGTTCATGGTTGGGTATATGGCTTAGAAAATGGTCATTTGCATGACTTAGAATCGGTAGTTAGTTGTGCTGAAGAAGAGTGTGAAAGCTATAAAAAAGCAGTACACCATGTACTAAATAAATCTGCGGACAGTCACCTTTAA
- a CDS encoding NADH dehydrogenase, whose product MAKTALIIGSTGLVGSQLLQQLLASSSYSQVVSLSRRQLDFSHPKLISHIIDFENLTHHVELFKGDVFFSCLGTTLKQAGSVAAQRKVDFEYQFICAQMAANNAVPHYCLVSSSGANANSMSRYLKIKGELEQQVKQLGFARLSILQPSLLVGERSELRIAEKFGEVVLPLLTRFGIFKRYRPITGEQVANKLLRVSIEQQQATGYYVLDELFE is encoded by the coding sequence ATGGCCAAAACGGCGCTAATAATCGGCAGTACCGGCTTAGTTGGCAGCCAGTTATTACAACAGCTGTTAGCATCTTCTAGCTATTCGCAGGTAGTGAGCTTATCGCGCCGCCAATTAGATTTTTCTCATCCTAAATTAATTAGCCATATTATTGATTTTGAAAATTTGACGCATCATGTTGAATTGTTCAAAGGTGACGTGTTCTTTTCTTGCTTAGGGACTACATTAAAGCAAGCGGGCAGTGTGGCTGCACAACGTAAAGTTGATTTTGAATACCAATTTATTTGTGCGCAAATGGCGGCCAATAACGCTGTTCCGCATTATTGCTTGGTATCGTCAAGTGGCGCAAATGCGAATAGTATGAGCCGTTATTTAAAAATAAAAGGAGAGCTTGAGCAGCAGGTGAAGCAGCTTGGCTTTGCACGCTTGAGTATATTGCAACCGTCTTTATTAGTCGGCGAGCGCTCAGAGCTTAGAATTGCAGAAAAGTTCGGTGAGGTGGTACTTCCGCTGCTAACGCGTTTTGGTATCTTTAAACGGTATAGACCCATTACTGGTGAGCAAGTAGCTAATAAATTGCTGAGGGTAAGCATAGAGCAGCAACAAGCAACGGGTTATTATGTGCTGGACGAGCTATTTGAATAA
- the ubiK gene encoding ubiquinone biosynthesis accessory factor UbiK, with product MINPAKLEEIAKQITNNMPQGVKNLADTLEGKTKQVLQNKLAEMDFVSREEFDIQSQVLIRTREKLTELEAKVAILEQQLSAKTDAE from the coding sequence ATGATTAACCCAGCAAAACTTGAAGAAATTGCGAAACAGATCACTAATAACATGCCACAAGGTGTAAAAAACCTGGCTGATACACTTGAAGGTAAAACTAAGCAAGTGTTACAAAATAAGCTTGCCGAAATGGACTTTGTAAGCCGTGAAGAGTTTGATATTCAAAGCCAAGTGCTGATCCGCACACGTGAAAAGCTAACTGAATTAGAAGCAAAAGTAGCGATACTTGAACAGCAATTATCGGCAAAAACAGACGCTGAATAA